One genomic window of Elaeis guineensis isolate ETL-2024a chromosome 2, EG11, whole genome shotgun sequence includes the following:
- the LOC140855538 gene encoding lysine-specific demethylase JMJ18-like isoform X1 gives MNCCYAHDTMVLHDKNQWSQCNQNSMGMSSEQTNLLKFPIEFRKDPGNAAESSGCSMEVTATPPVQMNAEHGGGNKGKFKRSLRNRNGIDYFILDYSSEGESDYEGAIKDCYFKCPLQTDDHPRSSGHSKPHKETARWIPEKACRPVIDEAPIFYPIEEEFKDTLRYIASIRQKAEQYGICRIVPPPSWKPTCLLKERSFWENAKFATRVQPVDLLQNREPMKKKSRNHCHRKRKRRRGKRFGMTRRCNNSNSSEANNDCAASDTDEKFGFQSGPDFTLKQFQEYANDFKVQYFGIEDSSETLVSCNEDPQKKWQPSVEEIEGEYWRIVEEPTEEVEVLYGADLETGVFGSGFPKAPLSNEIYSDPYALSGWNLNNFPRLSGSVLSFESGDISGVLVPWIYIGMCFSSFCWHVEDHHLYSLNYMHWGEPKIWYGVPGSDAVKLEDAMRKNLPELFEEQPDLLHELVTQLSPSVLKSEGVPVYRAIQNPGEFILTFPRAYHSGFNCGFNCAEAVNVAPIDWLPHGQCAVELYSMQCRKTSVSHDKLLLGAAEKAVRALWELSFLGSKSLDNLRWQRVCGKDGTLTKSIQARVLMEQKRRDSLCSTWQFRKMDKNFDASKERECFSCFYDLHLSASGCVCSPNRFACLTHAELLCTCDPGKRFFIFRYNMEELNTLLEALEGDLNAMRHCALDIVRPIQLSQLEVKERSGEMKSAYASDIKYSDQSSYKSQKQFISNNNGDADTSYQDNGSQVCKAVSESPACFQRTKEIPDINGSCKSDHNNASKVMEENRQGPRMFYASSVKDEFGSENLDKEPFLTKSDAVDMQQLEVASKSLRDNLFDGSTGEKHHRQSSDQNSRQPAKESNSRIPACLDSKEEQGWSSPMLKKSHYSCSLGVDDHACDRTQLECKSKITNSMLISSPDYRYSVLPCHPSELVAQYDLTNKILNVVSCPQGAEHLPKSSPKLFGYELRRLQRHRTTHSDGEGTRLMGADLSQFNELDQPSHETEKVNQRSKYFIEPLNFGMVMPGKRWYTKKAIFPKGFKSRVRFFSILDPTKICNYISEVLDAGLLRPLFKVTVEENQEQTFMHVSAQQCWDMVRDRLNQEIIKLCNHGKRNLPPLQPAGSIDGLEMFGFLSPSIIQVIEALDPHHQCSDYWASKSNVLLTSELIEVTHPPIEVVKNSATRNEPEKSLLRSRNTRKTENKLFGVDITRSEKDQPDRSSCILAEEVQDVLGGLFRKASMEELRMVHKIFCSSSGSNNWRAALDTLLDEIQRKAHK, from the exons ATAAAAATCAGTGGAGTCAATGCAATCAGAATAGCATGGGAATGTCAAGTGAACAAACTAATTTGTTGAAATTTCCTATTGAATTCAGAAAGGATCCGGGTAATGCTGCAGAGAGTTCTGGTTGTTCCATGGAAGTTACTGCAACGCCACCGGTACAAATGAATGCTGAGCATGGTGGTGGCAACAAAGGGAAGTTTAAACGCTCTCTTCGGAACAGAAACGGGATAGATTATTTTATACTTGATTATAGCTCAGAGGGGGAATCAGACTATGAAGGGGCGATCAAG GATTGCTATTTTAAATGTCCTCTGCAAACTGATGACCATCCCAGATCGTCAGGCCACTCTAAACCGCACAAG GAAACTGCTAGATGGATTCCAGAAAAAGCATGTAGACCAGTTATTGATGAAGCTCCTATATTCTACCCCATTGAAGAG GAGTTCAAAGACACTCTTCGTTATATTGCTAGCATACGCCAGAAAGCTGAACAATATGGTATATGCCGCATTGTGCCACCACCTTCCTGGAAGCCTACCTGCCTTCTGAAAGAGAGGAGCTTCTGGGAGAATGCCAAGTTTGCTACTCGAGTTCAACCAGTTGACTTGCTTCAAAATAGAGagccaatgaaaaaaaaatccagGAATCATTGTCACaggaaaaggaagagaagaagaggcaaaagatttggaatgactCGTAGATGTAATAACTCCAATAGCTCAGAGGCTAATAATGACTGTGCTGCCTCAGACACGGATGAAAAATTTGGTTTCCAGTCTGGTCCAGACTTCACACTGAAACAATTCCAGGAATATGCTAATGACTTCAAGGTgcaatattttggcattgaagattctAGCGAAACCTTAGTTTCCTGTAATGAAGATCCTCAGAAGAAGTGGCAACCCTCAGTGGAGGAAATTGAAGGGGAATACTGGCGAATAGTTGAAGAACCAACCGAAGAAGTCGAG GTACTCTATGGTGCTGATTTGGAAACTGGTGTATTTGGTAGCGGGTTTCCTAAAGCACCATTATCAAATGAAATTTACTCAGATCCATATGCGCTGTCAGGCTGGAACTTGAACAATTTTCCTCGACTTTCCGGTTCTGTACTTTCTTTTGAAAGTGGAGATATCTCTGGAGTCCTAGTGCCTTGGATATACATTGGGATGTGTTTTTCATCATTTTGTTGG CATGTGGAAGATCACCACCTCTATTCTCTGAACTATATGCACTGGGGTGAACCCAAAATATGGTATGGGGTCCCTGGAAGTGATGCTGTGAAATTGGAAGATGCCATGAGAAAGAATTTACCAGAATTATTTGAAGAACAACCTGATTTGCTGCACGAATTG GTTACTCAATTGTCTCCTTCTGTTCTAAAGTCTGAGGGTGTTCCAGTTTACCGTGCTATTCAGAATCCTGGGGAATTTATTCTTACTTTTCCAAGAGCATACCACTCTGGCTTCAACTGTGGCTTCAATTGTGCTGAGGCTGTTAATGTTGCTCCCATAGACTGGTTACCACATGGACAGTGTGCTGTTGAGCTTTACAGCATGCAATGCCGGAAGACATCTGTGTCCCATGACAAGTTACTACTAGGTGCTGCAGAGAAAGCTGTCAGAGCACTCTGGGAGCTTTCATTCTTGGGGAGTAAAAGCCTGGATAACCTGAGATGGCAAAGAGTTTGTGGAAAGGATGGAACACTTACTAAGTCTATCCAG GCGAGAGTCTTGATGGAGCAGAAAAGAAGAGATTCTCTTTGTAGTACATGGCAGTTTAGGAAAATGGACAAGaattttgatgcatcaaaagAAAGAGAATGCTTCTCATGCTTTTATGATCTGCATCTCTCTGCTTCAGGCTGTGTGTGCTCTCCAAATCGTTTTGCATGCTTAACCCATGCAGAACTACTTTGCACATGTGATCCGGGTAAAAGGTTTTTCATTTTTCGCTATAACATGGAAGAATTAAATACCCTTCTGGAAGCTCTAGAAGGGGATTTGAATGCCATGAGACATTGCGCATTAGATATAGTAAGACCGATCCAACTTTCACAACTGGAAGTGAAGGAGAGGTCTGGAGAGATGAAGTCAGCTTATGCATCAGATATAAAGTACTCAGACCAAAGCTCATATAAATCACAGAAACAATTTATCAGTAACAATAATGGAGATGCAGATACCTCTTATCAGGATAATGGAAGTCAGGTATGCAAAGCTGTAAGTGAGAGCCCTGCTTGTTTCCAAAGGACAAAAGAAATCCCTGACATCAATGGGTCATGCAAATCTGACCATAATAATGCTTCAAAAGTTATGGAAGAAAATCGTCAAGGGCCAAGAATGTTTTATGCTTCTAGTGTAAAGGATGAATTTGGAAGTGAGAACCTTGACAAAGAACCCTTCCTTACCAAATCAGATGCAGTTGATATGCAGCAACTTGAAGTTGCATCCAAGTCATTGAGGGATAATTTGTTTGATGGTAGCACAGGTGAAAAGCATCACAGACAGTCTTCTGATCAAAATAGCAGGCAACCAGCCAAAGAATCAAATAGTAGAATTCCTGCATGTCTTGATAGCAAAGAAGAGCAAGGCTGGAGTTCTCCTATGTTAAAAAAGTCACATTACTCATGTTCCTTGGGCGTTGATGATCATGCATGTGATAGAACTCAGCTGGAATGCAAGTCTAAGATAACCAATAGCATGTTGATATCAAGTCCTGACTACAGATACTCCGTTTTGCCATGCCATCCTTCTGAGTTGGTTGCCCAGTATGATTTGACCAACAAAATTTTAAATGTGGTATCATGTCCCCAAGGTGCTGAACATCTCCCCAAATCCAGTCCAAAGCTATTTGGATATGAGCTTCGGAGACTTCAGCGGCACCGAACCACACATTCAGATGGTGAAGGTACTCGACTCATGGGTGCTGATCTGTCTCAATTTAATGAATTGGACCAACCTAGTCATGAAACTGAAAAAGTGAACCAGAGATCAAAGTATTTTATTGAGCCTCTTAACTTTGGAATGGTAATGCCGGGAAAGCGATGGTACACTAAGAAAGCAATATTTCCAAAAG GATTCAAAAGCCGGGTCAGATTTTTCAGCATCCTTGATCCTACAAAGATATGTAACTACATCTCGGAAGTACTGGATGCTGGACTTCTTAGGCCTCTGTTTAAG GTTACAGTAGAAGAGAACCAGGAGCAGACCTTCATGCATGTTTCGGCACAGCAGTGTTGGGACATGGTTCGAGATAGACTGAACCAAGAGATCATAAAACTATGTAATCATGGGAAGCGAAATCTCCCTCCATTGCAGCCAGCAGGGAGCATAGATGGGCTTGAAATGTTTGGCTTTCTATCCCCATCAATAATTCAG GTTATCGAGGCTCTCGATCCTCATCACCAGTGTTCAGATTACTGGGCATCAAAGTCGAATGTACTGTTGACATCTGAACTGATTGAAGTCACCCACCCACCTATAGAGGTGGTTAAGAACTCAGCTACCAGAAATGAGCCAGAGAAGAGCCTACTTCGATCAAGAAATACAAGAAAAACAGAAAACAAGTTGTTTGGCGTAGATATAACTCGGTCAGAGAAGGATCAACCGGATAGGAGCAGCTGTATACTGGCTGAAGAGGTCCAGGATGTGCTCGGAGGATTGTTCAGAAAGGCAAGCATGGAAGAATTAAGAATGGTGCACAAAATATTCTGCAGTAGTTCAGGAAGCAACAATTGGAGAGCAGCATTAGATACATTGCTGGATGAGATTCAGAGGAAGGCACATAAATAA